CCAGTAGCGCCAGTCAATGCCGGGGAAGACGTTGTATTGAAAGAATTTGAACACGTAGCCATGCATTCCGGGGTGTTTTGCGACCAGCACGTGAAGACCCATCTGATTTAAAAATGTGAATCCCAGCGACTGGATGTATTCGGGTGTGAGGGTGGCGCTTGAGTCATTGAAGAGCCTCTCGAGTGTGAACTTCATTACCGGGTCATCAAGGAGGTAGCCGGCAGTCTCCGTTTCGGGGAAAAGCTCTCCTTTAGGGTTCGATATTTCTTCCTCGGCAGGGCGGGAGATGGGCGTTTTCGCCAAATATTTCGGGCTCTTCTCCTCCGCCTGAAGGGAAAATGCTTTGAGGGTGAAGGGTAAGAGAATCATTAAGATAAACGCATTTAAGGACATAGGGCCTCTTTTAGGATTAGGGTATCAAAAACGGAATTGTAGCGGGGCAACCTGTCAAAATGCATCATAATTTGGCAAAGCTCTTTCGTCCAGGGGGGCACTTCATCTCAACGAAAGAGGCGCGATCAAGACTTGATTTTCAAGCCATTGGCGTATACCTTCCAAGTTGAGCCAATGCGGAAAGCAAACGGATCCGGGCTGACCGACCCAGCCTGAAGCAGTGTCAACCGGGATGGAGATGAAGCATGAAGTTCGTTGGATACAATCAGGTGCGGATGCACGACACCGACATGGCAGGCATTCTCTATTTTGCGCGGCAATTTCGCTTTGTCCATGACGCGATCGAAGACCTTTTCGCCGCCGAAGGGCTTCCTTTTGACCATCTCTTCCACAAAGAGTCCTTCGTTTCTGTCATCGTCCACTGTGAAGCGGATTATCTTGCTACTCTGAGGGTGGGTGATCGCCTCGAAACCCATCTTTGGGTCGAAAAGATCGGGAAGACCTCCTTTCACATCCACTACGAGATATTCAGGGATAAAACACTGATTGGCAGGGCAAAGACTGTCCACGTCACTTTAACGAGGGTTAGCAGGAAAAAAATGCCGATTCCCAAAAAGCTTTTGGCTATTTTAGAGCGCTATTTGCTGGATTGAAGGCATCACGGTCTCTTTCCATCAATTGCTGGCCCACGAAGGCTTTCTCTTCTCGACAAATGCCTGTATACCCTCGGCGGCATCCTTTGAGCGCCTTGCCTGTCGATGAACTTTGGCCGCCTCCGAAAAACACTCTTTGATCCGATAATTTTTAAGAAGCAGTTGCTTTGTTTCCGAGATCGCTTCAGGGGAGGCAGAGAGCGTGGTTGAAGCTAAGTGGATGGCTGCCTGCAAAAGATCTCCTTTCTTTACCAGAGCATAGGCAAGCTGAAGTTTTAACGATTCGTCGGCTGTCAGCTCATGGGAGAAAAGCAGCAATTTACTGATGATGCTGCCCGGCAGTTTCGCGGCTAATATTGCCGATACAAGGGCAGGAGAGAGCCCTCGTTTAACTTCAGGAAAGGCAAGAGAGCTTCCCTCTTCCATCAGCATAAAGTCGCAGGCGAGCGCGAGCCCCGCTCCTCCGGCATATGCCTTTCCCTGAATACAGGAAATGGTGACCTTGCCGCATGTCAGAAGCGCAAGGAACGCCTTTTCGATCAGATGTGAGGATTTATCGATCAGGCTCTCGTCGGCCGCTTCAGTCAGATCCATGCCGGTGCAGAAATCGTTTCCACTCGTCATCAGAAAGATTGTCCGCACGTCCGGGTCGCTGCCGACCGATTCCATCGCCTGAAGAAATGAGGTGAGCAGGGAAATGTTCAATGCGTTTTTCTTTAAAGGTCTGTTCAGCAAGATAGCGCAGGAGCTGTTTGCGGTAGGAACAATTTTCACCAAAGGCTCCTCCATCATGCCCCGTCCCCCCTGATAAGCACCTCTTCCGGAATCATCAGTTCCATATTGAGCAGGGCCTCCCCGAATGTTTTTCCCTGGGAGTCAACTCTCAGGCAAGCGGCTGCCCCCCCCTTCAGAACATCTTTCAACACGAAATTGATCCCCATCAAGTTGGGCAGGAGGTAGCGCAAAACGCTAGACGGCGTCAATTCAGAAAACAGGGAGGAGACCTTATCTTCGGTCAGCTCGAGAAGGAGAAATTCGTAGGCTTGCCTGTTGCTCGCGATCACGCCGATGTTGGCATGAGACCCCTTATCTCCCGAGCGGGCTGTTGCGATTAAACGGATTGGCGCCCTGATGTGGCTCATAGACCCTCGCTGCTAATGAAATAAATGGTAGTCTGCACCTTCTCTTTGCTAATCAGAGTAGGATAGTGCTGAAAAACGGGCCTGATCTTCGGTCGTCCCGAAGCATATCCCGCAACACCTTGCGGACCGGATGTGACTAAGGGGGCAATCTCCTTTGCAAAACATTGGAGAGCATCTTCCGATCCCCTGACAGCGATTCTTAACACAATTTCCGGCACGCTGAAGTCCTTCCTGCCGGGAGCCGCCTCGCCGCTTCCCAGGCATTCGATGACAGCATCGTCAAACTCAAACCCTTGCTCCCGCACCCTTTCGAGAAGCACTTGTCCGAGCTTTCTTCCCTTCCTGAAGGCTTGATCACCGAAGATGACCAGCATAGCCTCCGCCCTGAAACCGGCTTGATAGGTGGCGACTACTTTATAACTATCTGTCGGTTGGCGGCCTTTGGCACCTCTGACCTCTACGCAGTTTTTTGCCGTCTCTTCCGCTTCGATGCAAGTGAAGGAGACGGTAAGGTCCGGGCTGATATACAGATCGGGATCGCCGATTTCATAAAGCAGCTGCTCTTTGACGATCTCTACGGAGACCAATCCTCCCGTTCCTTCGGGTTTGGTAATGGAGAAAAGTCCATCCTCATGAATCACGGCGATGGGAAATCCCATATGGGTCGGATCTTCGATATCGAGCCATTTGGTCGATATTCCTCCCGTCACTTGCGTTCCGCATTCGATGAGGTGTCCGGCTACTGTGGCCTGCGCGATTTTGTCCAGATCGGTGTTGCTCCACTGAAAAGCATGAAGGCAGGGGCCGACAGTCAGACTGGGGTCGGCGACGCGTCCCGCTACAACGATATCGGCCCCTGCATCAAGGGCTTCTTTGATCGCGTCGCTGCCGATGTAGGCGTTGGCAGAAACAAGGCGCTCCCGGTAGGGAGCGATCGTCTCGTCCCTATCAAGAGAGGGAAACTCTTCGTCTGAAGCTGTTTGAAGAAGCTCAAGTACATCATCTCCGAGGATATAGGCTATATTCAACGGCCTTGCCGATGCCTCCTGCAGCGCCTCTCTCACAGCCTCGGCGCAGCCTTTAGGATCGAGCCCTCCGGCGTTGGCAACCACTTTGAAGTTCAGTCCCTGATTCCAGAACGGGACGAGTGATTGGATGATCGAGGGAAAATCTTTGGCGTAAGCAGGCCGCCCTTTTTTCTTTTCAAGGGCCATGATGGACATTGAAAGCTCGGCCAGGAAATCGAAAGTGATAAAATCGATGTCTTGTGCTCGCGTAAGCAGGTCTTTGGCAGCAGTTTGCCGATCCCCCAAAAATCCATGGGCATTGGCGATTTTGATTTTTTTCATCGAGATTGATAACTACATGTTAAGGGGTTCATACCTGGAAAACTCCTGTGTGGAATGTTTTAGCGACAGGAGGCGCCCTCTTGGCAAGCAGCAGGGCCTTCGAGAGTGTTTCGCGCGTCAGATGCGGGGAGATGATTTTATCGATCCATCCTCTGGCCGCTCCGTAACGGATGTCCATCTCTTCCGCGTAGCGCCTGATGATCTCCCGTTGCTTTTCTTCGGCCACCGCTTTATCGAGAGGTTTTCCTTCCCTTTCGGCGGCTTTCTGCTGGATTTCAAACAGGGTGTCTGCGGCCTGTTCGGCACCCATTACGGCGTATTTGGCATTCGGCCAGGCAA
The DNA window shown above is from Estrella lausannensis and carries:
- a CDS encoding acyl-CoA thioesterase — its product is MKFVGYNQVRMHDTDMAGILYFARQFRFVHDAIEDLFAAEGLPFDHLFHKESFVSVIVHCEADYLATLRVGDRLETHLWVEKIGKTSFHIHYEIFRDKTLIGRAKTVHVTLTRVSRKKMPIPKKLLAILERYLLD
- a CDS encoding enoyl-CoA hydratase/isomerase family protein, yielding MMEEPLVKIVPTANSSCAILLNRPLKKNALNISLLTSFLQAMESVGSDPDVRTIFLMTSGNDFCTGMDLTEAADESLIDKSSHLIEKAFLALLTCGKVTISCIQGKAYAGGAGLALACDFMLMEEGSSLAFPEVKRGLSPALVSAILAAKLPGSIISKLLLFSHELTADESLKLQLAYALVKKGDLLQAAIHLASTTLSASPEAISETKQLLLKNYRIKECFSEAAKVHRQARRSKDAAEGIQAFVEKRKPSWASN
- a CDS encoding acyclic terpene utilization AtuA family protein, which produces MKKIKIANAHGFLGDRQTAAKDLLTRAQDIDFITFDFLAELSMSIMALEKKKGRPAYAKDFPSIIQSLVPFWNQGLNFKVVANAGGLDPKGCAEAVREALQEASARPLNIAYILGDDVLELLQTASDEEFPSLDRDETIAPYRERLVSANAYIGSDAIKEALDAGADIVVAGRVADPSLTVGPCLHAFQWSNTDLDKIAQATVAGHLIECGTQVTGGISTKWLDIEDPTHMGFPIAVIHEDGLFSITKPEGTGGLVSVEIVKEQLLYEIGDPDLYISPDLTVSFTCIEAEETAKNCVEVRGAKGRQPTDSYKVVATYQAGFRAEAMLVIFGDQAFRKGRKLGQVLLERVREQGFEFDDAVIECLGSGEAAPGRKDFSVPEIVLRIAVRGSEDALQCFAKEIAPLVTSGPQGVAGYASGRPKIRPVFQHYPTLISKEKVQTTIYFISSEGL